From the Leptospira sp. WS60.C2 genome, one window contains:
- the dapF gene encoding diaminopimelate epimerase, whose amino-acid sequence MKINFTKMEGIGNDYVYIDATKNDIRLTPEQIQKLSDRNFGIGGDGVIFIRNSKSGEFQMDMYNSDGSSSEMCGNGVRCVGKFVYDHGLTKNQKPTIETGKGVLTLDLKTGTNGKVEMVTVDMGEPILKPNLVPIVWPGEDPVINQEIEVQGKKYRFTAVSMGNPHCVIYVDDADAFPVREIGPIIENHPLFPRRVNVEFVSVRGKDHLYQRTWERGTGETLACGTGACAVTVASILNGKTGRSVQIDLRGGTLHIEWKENGSVMMTGPAKEVFSGEVEI is encoded by the coding sequence ATGAAAATCAACTTCACCAAAATGGAAGGGATCGGAAATGACTACGTATACATTGATGCTACGAAAAATGACATCCGACTCACACCAGAACAAATCCAAAAACTATCTGACCGCAATTTTGGGATCGGTGGCGATGGAGTGATTTTCATCCGCAATTCTAAGTCAGGTGAGTTCCAAATGGATATGTACAATTCTGATGGAAGTTCTTCTGAAATGTGTGGCAACGGTGTTCGTTGTGTTGGTAAATTTGTGTATGACCACGGTCTCACCAAAAATCAAAAACCAACCATTGAAACAGGAAAAGGAGTCCTCACCTTAGATTTAAAAACTGGAACCAATGGCAAAGTCGAAATGGTAACTGTGGACATGGGAGAGCCCATTCTCAAACCAAACCTTGTACCAATCGTATGGCCAGGGGAAGACCCTGTGATCAACCAAGAGATTGAAGTCCAAGGAAAAAAATATCGTTTTACTGCTGTTAGTATGGGAAATCCACATTGTGTGATTTATGTGGATGATGCGGATGCCTTTCCTGTGAGAGAAATTGGTCCCATCATTGAAAACCATCCTCTGTTTCCAAGACGCGTGAATGTAGAATTTGTATCAGTCCGAGGAAAAGACCATCTCTACCAAAGAACTTGGGAACGAGGAACAGGAGAAACCCTGGCATGCGGAACTGGGGCATGTGCTGTGACAGTCGCTTCCATTCTCAATGGCAAAACCGGACGTTCTGTACAAATTGACCTAAGAGGCGGAACCCTTCACATTGAATGGAAAGAAAATGGATCGGTGATGATGACAGGTCCAGCCAAAGAAGTGTTCTCGGGAGAAGTGGAAATTTAG
- a CDS encoding SpoIIE family protein phosphatase — translation MNRKKIFWDLTLKLEAFTHTVPVPFAVYYAIITQKMEPDHWKIFIALCLVFAIGIGLLGTFIRHLLLKFLFAKIERLRLQTDGSNPLSHEEKEYAKSVKILLFRYPLIEAIIIVLRWLSGVIPISLLFFYLVEYTPSVARSAFFTFVMIAPISFVTYYFITENSIRNLFDLPQFQSVELQEKDIPKFNYFTRILVAFFSLAALPFVIFSYILYSLATGEFAVADPMIPIVTVSFIFVIPLIVCSYVVAKSVKEGLNETSRSLGELAKGNFDVIVTAKSSDDFAKQALYLNSVIGTLKDMYAEIRNLNEGLEEKVNLRTDELNQSLIDISQLKIQQDGDYFLIYQLLNPFAIKDVNSTNFVVDHFLRQKKAFEFKNQKFEIGGDINISHTIHLQDRKFLLFVNADAMGKSMQGAGGALVFGSVFQSVVQRTKADPGFKNLSPETWLISTLMDLQLIFETFDGTMLVSLILGLIEEDTGKLYFLNAEHPMIVLYRNGKSNFLYPMISYRKLGTLGAIPIQEVNEFQLQPNDILFIGSDGKDDLLSKNREGEWEVLSEDEIFLEVVEKTKGHLESIIQEVDSLGQVIDDFSLIRIAYQKM, via the coding sequence TCTCGTATTTGCCATTGGAATTGGGCTATTAGGTACTTTTATCCGACACTTGCTCTTAAAATTTCTTTTTGCAAAAATAGAACGATTGCGATTGCAAACAGACGGTTCCAATCCCCTTTCTCACGAAGAGAAAGAATATGCAAAATCAGTAAAAATCCTTCTTTTTCGATACCCACTCATTGAAGCCATCATTATCGTCTTACGCTGGCTCTCTGGTGTGATTCCTATCAGTCTTTTGTTTTTTTATTTGGTGGAATACACCCCATCTGTTGCCAGATCTGCTTTTTTTACATTTGTGATGATTGCCCCAATCTCCTTTGTGACCTACTATTTTATCACTGAAAATTCCATCCGGAATCTATTTGATTTACCTCAATTTCAAAGTGTCGAGTTACAAGAAAAGGACATCCCAAAATTCAATTACTTCACTCGGATCCTTGTCGCATTCTTCAGTTTGGCGGCTTTACCATTCGTCATCTTTTCCTATATCTTATATTCCTTAGCAACGGGTGAGTTTGCCGTTGCTGATCCAATGATACCCATCGTCACAGTTTCATTTATTTTCGTGATCCCATTGATTGTTTGTTCGTATGTGGTTGCCAAATCAGTAAAAGAAGGTCTAAACGAAACCAGTCGCTCTTTAGGAGAATTGGCAAAAGGAAATTTTGATGTCATCGTGACTGCAAAATCAAGTGACGATTTCGCAAAACAAGCATTATATCTAAATTCCGTCATCGGTACATTAAAGGATATGTATGCAGAAATTCGAAATTTAAATGAAGGATTAGAGGAAAAAGTAAACTTACGAACCGATGAATTGAACCAATCTCTCATCGATATTAGTCAGTTAAAAATCCAACAAGATGGTGATTACTTTTTAATTTACCAACTTTTAAATCCTTTTGCGATCAAAGATGTCAATAGCACAAACTTTGTTGTGGATCATTTTCTTCGCCAAAAGAAAGCCTTTGAATTCAAAAATCAAAAATTTGAAATTGGTGGCGATATCAATATCTCACACACCATCCATCTGCAGGATCGAAAGTTTTTGTTATTTGTGAATGCCGATGCCATGGGAAAATCCATGCAAGGGGCAGGTGGCGCCCTTGTTTTTGGCTCTGTCTTCCAATCCGTCGTTCAAAGAACAAAAGCAGATCCAGGATTTAAAAACCTAAGTCCTGAAACTTGGCTAATATCCACTTTGATGGACCTTCAATTGATTTTCGAAACCTTTGATGGAACCATGCTAGTTTCTTTGATTTTGGGCCTCATTGAAGAAGACACAGGAAAACTTTACTTTCTAAACGCAGAACATCCAATGATTGTTTTGTATCGAAATGGAAAGTCGAACTTTTTGTACCCGATGATCTCCTATCGTAAACTAGGAACCCTTGGCGCCATCCCCATCCAAGAGGTGAACGAATTCCAACTCCAACCAAATGACATCCTATTCATTGGATCAGATGGAAAAGATGACCTTCTCTCCAAAAACAGAGAGGGAGAATGGGAGGTTCTTTCGGAAGACGAAATCTTTTTGGAAGTGGTTGAAAAAACAAAAGGTCACTTAGAATCCATCATTCAAGAGGTTGACAGTCTTGGGCAAGTGATCGATGATTTTTCCCTCATCCGCATCGCTTATCAAAAGATGTGA
- a CDS encoding DUF4468 domain-containing protein has protein sequence MMQKRVLLLLFFYLLFQNSMCLKLWIVSSKMRTTEDARDNKSYQKTRSFLKAKQWLEYKLMPELSKIEYENQETGELRGTGLIKCYVPYGIGEVDANEHEFEYIVKVRDGHAEMQINKIFSFIRDPNDIILNYGPKNEKVAKVTIRSCFRPLLDDFFEFIK, from the coding sequence ATGATGCAAAAACGAGTATTGCTCTTATTATTTTTTTACCTACTGTTCCAAAACTCTATGTGTTTGAAACTATGGATTGTTTCGTCAAAAATGCGTACGACTGAGGACGCTCGGGACAACAAATCCTACCAAAAAACGAGAAGTTTTCTCAAAGCAAAACAATGGTTGGAATACAAATTAATGCCTGAACTTTCCAAAATCGAATATGAAAACCAAGAAACGGGAGAACTGAGAGGTACTGGTCTCATCAAGTGTTACGTTCCTTATGGGATTGGAGAAGTGGATGCGAATGAACATGAATTTGAATACATTGTGAAAGTAAGAGATGGTCACGCTGAAATGCAGATCAATAAAATCTTTTCGTTCATTCGGGATCCCAATGACATTATTTTAAACTATGGACCTAAAAATGAAAAGGTAGCCAAGGTAACGATTCGTTCTTGTTTTAGACCGTTACTTGACGATTTTTTTGAGTTTATTAAATAA
- a CDS encoding adenylate/guanylate cyclase domain-containing protein, which produces MLPKQRIQFFAFLCIYLIVPFSACLFTLIFANYTSSAFLPERFLVLFDATRATNDTTLFALTWAPFPIITLILFFYSLPVSNYLFKKEKCNFLSEEKARHRIVHSPIIISLFGFIGWELSTFLSVIRIDTLFPAAPPQSLLTVTILFAFWGLFAFTFSYSTTNYLNKILIIPFVFPNGGLGKYAKGKQFSIVTKQIIFWTASTLFPIILLIFGLLQRTNKNIFHLHQLVYTDVLFEMIAIMLFFSFVFSVTFAISLQHPLNQIEDATELIKEQKFDTRVFIYSSDEMGLLGDAVNEMAEGLAERERIKDTFGRIVDPRVRDYLLSNEHSLGGKVVEATILFSDLRDFTKLSEKRTPEEVLYILNRYFQEMSNAIEIHGGFINKFIGDAILAVFGTPMPMPDHPNRAFQTALEMQKNLDILNSQFLKEGLAELKMGIGIHTGSLLVGNIGSTNRMEFTVIGDTVNTASRVEGLCKGLQKNLLITENTANLLPNSIQSKLQSEGEFELKGRESKEKIYSFPA; this is translated from the coding sequence ATGTTACCAAAACAGAGAATTCAATTTTTCGCATTCCTTTGTATCTATTTGATTGTCCCTTTCTCTGCCTGTCTTTTCACGTTAATCTTTGCGAACTATACAAGTTCTGCATTTTTGCCAGAACGATTTTTGGTCTTGTTTGACGCCACTAGAGCAACCAACGATACCACCTTATTTGCACTAACATGGGCACCTTTCCCGATCATAACACTTATCTTATTTTTTTATAGTCTCCCTGTTTCCAATTATCTCTTTAAAAAAGAGAAATGTAATTTCCTTTCGGAAGAAAAAGCTCGTCATCGAATTGTCCATTCACCGATCATAATAAGTTTATTTGGATTCATTGGATGGGAGTTATCTACGTTTTTATCGGTCATTCGTATTGACACTTTATTTCCAGCAGCACCTCCTCAGAGTTTATTAACCGTCACCATCCTATTTGCATTTTGGGGTCTCTTTGCATTTACATTTTCATACTCCACAACAAACTATCTAAACAAAATATTAATCATCCCTTTTGTATTTCCAAATGGAGGACTCGGAAAATATGCGAAAGGAAAACAATTTTCAATCGTTACAAAACAAATTATATTCTGGACAGCTTCCACATTATTTCCCATCATCCTTCTAATTTTTGGGTTATTACAAAGAACAAACAAAAATATTTTTCATTTGCATCAATTAGTTTATACAGATGTTTTATTTGAAATGATTGCCATCATGTTGTTCTTCTCCTTTGTTTTTTCAGTCACTTTTGCGATCAGTTTACAACACCCGCTCAATCAAATTGAAGATGCAACCGAACTCATCAAAGAACAAAAGTTTGATACAAGAGTTTTTATTTATAGCTCTGATGAAATGGGTCTTCTCGGTGATGCCGTGAATGAAATGGCGGAGGGACTTGCAGAACGGGAAAGGATCAAAGACACATTTGGTAGAATTGTGGATCCAAGAGTCAGAGACTATTTACTTTCCAACGAACACAGTCTAGGTGGAAAGGTAGTAGAAGCAACTATTCTCTTTTCTGATCTACGAGATTTCACAAAACTTTCGGAGAAACGAACACCCGAAGAAGTGTTATACATTCTCAATCGATACTTCCAAGAAATGAGTAACGCGATTGAAATCCATGGTGGGTTTATCAACAAATTCATTGGAGATGCGATTTTGGCAGTGTTTGGTACTCCCATGCCGATGCCCGATCACCCAAACCGTGCTTTCCAAACAGCACTTGAAATGCAAAAGAATTTAGATATTTTAAACTCGCAGTTTCTAAAAGAAGGATTAGCGGAATTGAAGATGGGAATTGGGATTCATACAGGAAGTTTGCTAGTGGGAAATATAGGTTCCACCAATCGAATGGAGTTTACTGTGATTGGAGATACTGTCAACACTGCCTCTCGTGTAGAGGGTCTATGCAAAGGATTACAAAAGAACCTTCTGATCACGGAAAATACGGCAAACTTGTTACCAAATTCGATCCAAAGCAAACTACAATCAGAAGGGGAATTTGAACTCAAAGGAAGAGAATCAAAGGAAAAGATTTATTCCTTCCCTGCTTGA
- a CDS encoding lysophospholipid acyltransferase family protein codes for MENTVDQAKKNVENIKKFVTPFFNLAVNTTVYGYHNIVPTGKLILTCNHRSDMDPFVIGSVFPRFISWIAAEYTTRIPLFKDFVEKTGTIPMAIDGNISMASIKKVQQVFKNGDVLGIFPEGHDYMVQNDFSAPLANFHSGFAAFSLRNKVDILPSVIIPEEETITDYPIPPLVRAFMGMPKEVCDIKRRVVYKKINVVFGEVIKYENYAHLPLDKGMVAVSEETKRRMGELQKVDYLKK; via the coding sequence ATGGAAAATACCGTAGACCAAGCCAAAAAAAACGTCGAGAACATCAAAAAGTTTGTCACTCCGTTTTTTAATTTGGCTGTGAACACAACGGTTTACGGATACCATAACATTGTTCCTACCGGAAAGCTCATCCTCACATGCAATCATAGAAGTGATATGGATCCCTTTGTGATTGGTTCTGTGTTCCCAAGGTTTATCTCTTGGATCGCAGCCGAGTATACAACGAGGATTCCTCTTTTCAAAGACTTCGTGGAAAAAACAGGAACCATTCCCATGGCGATCGATGGAAACATCTCGATGGCTAGTATCAAAAAGGTCCAACAAGTCTTCAAAAATGGAGACGTGCTTGGGATTTTTCCAGAAGGTCATGATTACATGGTGCAGAATGATTTCTCTGCTCCTCTTGCCAATTTCCACTCTGGGTTTGCTGCCTTTAGTTTGCGTAACAAAGTTGATATTTTGCCTTCTGTCATCATCCCCGAAGAAGAAACCATCACCGATTACCCGATCCCACCGCTTGTGCGTGCCTTTATGGGAATGCCCAAAGAAGTTTGCGACATCAAACGAAGAGTGGTCTACAAAAAGATCAATGTGGTATTTGGTGAGGTGATCAAGTATGAAAACTATGCTCACCTACCGCTTGACAAGGGTATGGTGGCCGTTTCCGAAGAAACGAAACGGCGCATGGGTGAATTACAAAAAGTAGACTATTTAAAAAAGTAA
- a CDS encoding MFS transporter: MNQSKLKLPVKMGYGFAETGITAVQLFTQIYLLKYYTEIVGLNSSLAGIALAISVIWDAISDPLMGRISDHTHTRFGRRRPYILIGGVLLSISVLLLFSPPQISSQLGKFSYLLSVYLLVNTAMTIISVPHIALGGELSFERNERTSVFGWRLFFSNIGMLIGMIVPAAILQSLGDETMKENIITSRTVAGEIVSIVILASSVITFWVTKGKDNIRTDREKQLPFFASFGSVLKNRMFLILLFAFVIATIGRTFNSAIALYYYEYRLGLKESQVVINILLPFFLVLMLSIGFWVWISKRIGKKIPAFSGIFGLGLLTVIVYPLFPYGELRPPLIAAFFGGIFAGSILIMDSILTDVVDYDEYKTGEKREGLYFGIWKMGVKFSQAFGIAITGFLLDIIGFQNGLTTQSPEVGFRLAMIFGPGVGFFFILGSIIFLFFPLTDAKHIQVQRILTKRALKK, encoded by the coding sequence ATGAACCAATCTAAGCTAAAACTACCCGTAAAAATGGGATATGGGTTTGCAGAAACTGGCATAACAGCCGTTCAACTTTTTACTCAAATTTATCTTCTCAAATACTACACAGAGATCGTCGGTTTAAACTCAAGTTTGGCAGGAATTGCCTTAGCCATTTCTGTCATCTGGGATGCGATTAGTGACCCACTCATGGGAAGAATTTCCGATCATACACATACACGATTCGGAAGAAGACGTCCCTATATTTTGATTGGTGGGGTCTTATTATCCATTTCAGTTCTTCTCCTTTTTTCTCCTCCTCAAATCTCCTCCCAATTGGGTAAGTTTTCATATCTATTAAGTGTTTACCTTTTGGTGAACACAGCCATGACCATCATTTCAGTACCACACATAGCACTCGGTGGAGAACTTAGTTTCGAAAGAAACGAAAGAACATCTGTCTTTGGCTGGAGATTGTTTTTTAGCAATATCGGAATGCTCATCGGAATGATTGTACCTGCAGCCATCTTACAATCTTTAGGTGATGAGACAATGAAAGAAAACATCATCACTTCTCGAACTGTCGCTGGTGAGATTGTTTCTATTGTCATTTTAGCTTCCTCTGTCATCACGTTTTGGGTCACCAAAGGAAAAGACAATATTCGAACCGATCGAGAAAAACAATTACCATTTTTTGCTTCCTTTGGATCTGTCTTAAAAAACAGAATGTTTCTGATTTTGTTATTTGCCTTCGTCATTGCAACGATCGGAAGAACGTTTAACTCAGCGATTGCCTTGTATTATTATGAATATCGTTTGGGTTTAAAAGAGTCACAAGTTGTGATCAATATCCTACTACCCTTCTTTCTCGTTCTAATGTTATCCATTGGTTTTTGGGTTTGGATTTCAAAACGAATTGGCAAAAAGATTCCTGCGTTTTCTGGAATCTTTGGACTAGGACTCCTCACTGTCATTGTGTATCCTTTATTCCCTTATGGTGAGCTTAGACCACCTCTCATTGCTGCTTTTTTTGGAGGAATCTTCGCCGGTTCCATTTTGATCATGGACTCGATTCTCACAGATGTTGTTGACTACGACGAATACAAAACGGGAGAAAAACGAGAGGGACTCTACTTTGGCATTTGGAAAATGGGCGTGAAGTTTTCTCAAGCCTTTGGAATTGCCATCACTGGATTTTTACTGGATATCATTGGATTCCAAAATGGACTCACAACGCAATCACCAGAAGTAGGATTTCGGCTTGCTATGATCTTTGGACCGGGTGTGGGGTTTTTCTTCATTCTTGGATCGATCATTTTTTTATTTTTTCCACTGACAGATGCAAAACACATCCAAGTGCAAAGGATTTTGACAAAAAGAGCATTGAAAAAGTAA